From the Pseudarthrobacter sp. MM222 genome, one window contains:
- the tuf gene encoding elongation factor Tu has translation MAKAKFERTKPHVNIGTIGHVDHGKTTLTAAISKVLYDKYPTLNEQRDFASIDSAPEERQRGITINISHVEYQTEKRHYAHVDAPGHADYIKNMITGAAQMDGAILVVAATDGPMAQTREHVLLARQVGVPYLLVALNKSDMVDDEELLDLVEMEVRELLSAQGFDGDEAPVVRVSGLKALEGDPVWVKSVEDLMEAVDESVPDPVRDRDKPFLMPIEDVFTITGRGTVVTGRAERGTLAINSEVEIVGIRPVQKTTVTGIEMFHKQLDEAWAGENCGLLLRGLKRDDVERGQVVVKPGSITPHTDFEANVYILSKDEGGRHNPFYSNYRPQFYFRTTDVTGVITLPEGTEMVMPGDNTEMTVALIQPIAMEEGLGFAIREGGRTVGSGRVTKIIK, from the coding sequence GTGGCAAAGGCAAAGTTCGAGCGGACTAAGCCGCACGTTAACATCGGCACCATTGGTCACGTTGACCACGGTAAGACGACGTTGACGGCCGCGATTTCCAAGGTGCTGTACGACAAGTACCCGACACTCAACGAGCAGCGCGACTTCGCGTCGATTGACTCTGCTCCCGAAGAGCGTCAGCGCGGCATTACCATCAACATCTCCCACGTTGAGTACCAGACCGAGAAGCGCCACTACGCACACGTAGACGCTCCGGGTCACGCTGACTACATCAAGAACATGATCACCGGTGCTGCACAGATGGACGGTGCAATCCTCGTGGTTGCCGCCACTGACGGCCCGATGGCTCAGACCCGTGAGCACGTTCTGCTTGCCCGCCAGGTTGGCGTTCCCTACCTGCTGGTCGCGCTGAACAAGTCGGACATGGTTGACGACGAAGAGCTCCTCGACCTCGTCGAAATGGAAGTTCGCGAGCTGCTTTCGGCTCAGGGCTTCGATGGCGATGAAGCTCCGGTTGTCCGCGTTTCCGGCCTCAAGGCTCTCGAAGGCGACCCCGTTTGGGTCAAGTCCGTCGAGGACCTCATGGAAGCAGTCGACGAGTCCGTTCCGGACCCCGTACGTGACCGTGACAAGCCGTTCCTGATGCCGATCGAAGATGTCTTCACGATCACCGGCCGTGGCACCGTTGTAACGGGCCGCGCCGAGCGTGGAACCCTCGCCATCAACTCCGAGGTCGAGATCGTCGGCATCCGCCCGGTCCAGAAGACCACGGTTACCGGTATCGAGATGTTCCACAAGCAGCTCGACGAAGCATGGGCCGGCGAGAACTGTGGCCTCCTGCTCCGCGGTCTGAAGCGCGACGATGTCGAGCGTGGCCAGGTTGTCGTCAAGCCGGGTTCCATCACCCCGCACACCGACTTCGAGGCTAACGTCTACATCCTCTCCAAGGACGAAGGCGGACGTCACAACCCGTTCTACTCCAACTACCGCCCGCAGTTCTACTTCCGCACCACGGACGTAACCGGCGTTATCACCCTGCCGGAAGGCACGGAAATGGTTATGCCTGGCGACAACACTGAGATGACCGTTGCGCTCATCCAGCCCATCGCAATGGAAGAGGGCCTCGGCTTCGCTATCCGCGAAGGCGGCCGCACCGTTGGTTCGGGACGCGTCACCAAGATCATCAAGTAA